From one Solanum lycopersicum chromosome 12, SLM_r2.1 genomic stretch:
- the LOC138340281 gene encoding uncharacterized protein, with protein sequence MLPNAPGEHQQRGQNPVPRPQAYYRGYVNIADSDGPLVLAPLPRGDTFVNHNNKAVLDTIAGGSYEECPYAEITEKLEKISRNNNSWSTRKSDTGRNTFAVQSTHNLATDEIREEMAQIRTKLGFVLKHVIEGAEKINAVNYLAKPPLPNVECYYTEDTYAVNEQTVELQVAQLSATVNTRQPVTLSCNIIQNPKNDAHYMAITNLGGRQTINPPIPSTEENVRKDNDNVVKGSFESEESNGKDAEVPIKVIRMPRSPPHFPQILVKKTEDDKYRRFITMLRHLSINVPLVEALEQMPSYAKFMNDVVTNKRSVTFEDDDRLQHCSAIATRSLHKLMPLSIYKKLGLGDQKHTAMRLLMANRTMKRPIAILHDVLVKVESFIFPADFVILDCEVDFKVTIILGKPFLATG encoded by the exons ATGTTACCgaatgctccgggtgaacatcaacagaggggacaaaatcccgttccacggccccaagcatactacagagggtatgttaacatagcagactcagatgggccacttgtcttggcCCCTCTACCCAGAGGcgacacctttgtg AATCATaacaacaaagcggtgttggacactatagcaggtggatcttatgaagaatgcccttatgctgagatcactgaaaaattagagaaaatctccagGAATAACAAttcttggagtactaggaagtctgatacagggagaaacaccttcgcagtgcagtccactcacaacctagccacagatgagattcgggaagaaatggctcagatcaGAACTAAGCTTGGGTTTGTCCTAAAACATGTCATAgagggtgcagaaaagataaatgcagtcaactacttggctaaaccaccacttCCTAATGTTGAGTGCTATTAcacggaggacacttatgcagtaaatgagcagaca gtcgaattgcaagtggcccaattatctgcgacagtgaacacacggcaaccggtcACTCTTTCTTGCAACAttatccaaaatccaaagaatgatgcgcactatATGGCAATCACTAATCTAGGTGGTAGGCAAACTATTAACCCACCTATaccatctactgaggaaaatgtgagaaaggataatgataatgtggtaaagggtagtttTGAATCAGAGGAAAGTAATGggaaagatgcagaagtacctatcaaggtaattcgcATGCCTAGGTCACCACCACACTTCCCTCAgatattagtgaaaaagaccgaggatgataaataccggcgtttcataacaatgttaaGGCATCTTTCTATCAacgtccctttggtagaagctctagaacaaatgcccagttatgccaaatttatgaatgaTGTGGTCACCAATAAGAGATCAGTCAcattcgaggatgatgatagactgcaacattgtagtgctattgctacaagatccctc cataaactcatgcccctctcaatttacaagaagttgggtttgggggatcaaAAACACACTGCAATGCGGTTACTGATGGCTAATCGGACAATGAAACGGCCTATAgcgatactccatgatgtgctagtaaaagtggagtcattcatctttccggctgactttgtaattcttgattgtgaggtcgattttaAAGTGACTATTATTCTTGGGaagccattccttgctacaggttga